Within the Cataglyphis hispanica isolate Lineage 1 chromosome 25, ULB_Chis1_1.0, whole genome shotgun sequence genome, the region TAtagacacacatatatatatatatatatatatatatatatatatatatatatacacgtatatatatgtatatatgtatacttagatatcaattattaaaaggaCTTAAATTATAGTAACACTCTTTTGTTTGAATTGAAACAGATTCAAACGCAAAATGGCTCAGTATATGAGGGTATATTTAGAACATTCTCAAGTAATTTTGATGTAGTATTAGAAATGGCTCATCGAGtagaagaaaagattaatgCAGATAATGTagtagagaaattaatttttaaatcacatgACATTGTCACTATATCTGCCAAGGATGCTGATTTGGAATATGCTATAAGAGATACTTTCCAAACGGATACAGCTATTAGTAAGTTTAATGGTTTAGTCGGTGAAAAGGAACTTGAGCCTTGGGATCCACCAAATACTGCTATTAATGGAACCGAGCTAGAATTAGATGGTGCCTCTGTGAGTTTGCAAACTTATTACAAGACGATGAACCAaacaatgaattatataaaattgtttgatttttagaATGGTTGGGATGTTAATGAAATGTTTCGTAAAAATGAACAAGACTATGGAGTTCAAACAACATTTGAGCCTTCATTAGTAGGTTATACTTTACAGCTTCGTAAAGAtacaaaagattataaagagCAGGAACAAAAGGCTGCTGAAATAGCAAATGAGATTGAATCTCAACCTAATCATAAGGCTAGATTAGAATTGGAAAATGGAGatgaagaagaaagatttgcAGCTGTAGTAAgctttagaattattttgaaatttttattttcagttatttaatatctttcttaataACTACTCACCTTTAGACAAGACCCACTGAAGGGAAATATATTCCACCACcattgaagaagaaaaatggtAATACTAGCAAATTAATGAGATCCAATGAACCTCCGTCTTCGCCAGGAACTACGAATAATAAGAATGTCTACAACCAACCATCTCCGTCCACAGTTAATGTAAATGTCCCACAACCAAATATATCGGTTGGAGTACAGCCTGCTCATGCTTCGGTACAACATCCAGTACCTTTAAATATGGGTATGCCACCCAATGGAGTGGTTGTCACGTACAATAATCCACCGCCGCCATTCGTGCCTCCACCTACGACACAATCGCAGCaaggtatattaatttatttgcgatCTTTATTAAGAACTTTTTGAAAGGATTTAAATGAAAAGCGTGCTATTGCAACAGACCATATTATGAGAATACTGTAAGTTCTTTTGTGTTAAATTGGCATGCATAATTttgttgcatataaatatatttatacaacagatcataaaaattgaataagaaaCTACCAATGTGTATTTAGTGATTTAACAAAGAGCAATAtactataaagataaaaactaTACACGATAAAGATTTTTAGCTAGATATTGTAGTGACTTTTTGCAtgcagtaaatattatttagaaaactcTATAGTGACTCTTTGTATGTAATAAACACATGATAAAAGTctgaataactttttatagtCAAAAGcctaaattattactttcagAGCAAGACTGCACAAGGATATTGAATGAtaattgtatgtttttttttgatacAGTAATTCAACAGAATCAACCACAATCTCAAGTTACTCCTTCAATACCGCAAGTAGGCTTTCCTTCGCAGCAACAACAAACAccttcgaataaaataaatacagagaAACGGGAGCGACCTGGCAGACAACAGGTTTATCAAGCTGATAAAGCGCCACCAGCGCCATTCCCTCAATCAAATGCTGCATCTTTGCATCAACAACAGTCTTCACATCAACAACATACATCATTACCACAACAGAATTCTGTGGAAGGACAAATAGTCATACATAAATCAGATCATCGGAAGGTACggcacatatattttcttttatttaaactaattttcttttttaaaagaaagacaaCTCATTTACGATTATAAGTTTTACTTCAAGGTTCCGACACCTCGTGGCAGAGATGAACAGCATTCGGAACTGAGACAGTTTGCTGCAGAATTTAAATTAGCAGAATCACCAGATACTTCTCAAATTTCCCGAAAGCAACAGCATCAGCATCAACAAGATGTACATTCCACTACTTCAATGAATCAGCCGCATCATCAAGCTCCTCATCAACATACAAATACACAACAACAATCGCAACAACAACCGTCAACGCAGCAGCATAACAGTCCTCATCAACAACATCAGACTGTACAAGAAGAACCTGTCATTACCAGTAAGCCACCACCTGGTCCACCACTAGCAGTAAGATCTACAAGTCCGCctcagcagcagcagcagcaacaacaacagcaacaacaacaaccaCCACAAACCAATACTCCAACAGTACAACAATCACCACCCGAACCTGCGGTTGATAAAATAACTACTGCTTTTAAGAAATCTACATTGAATCCAAACGCTAAAGAATTTAATCCAAATGCCAAACCTTTTACACCagtaagtataatttaaatcactaATAAATCAAGCTGGAatagaaattatgaaatatttgcttGTATAATCTATAGCGGTCTCCTAGTACGCCAACACCTAGTCGGCCACATACACCTCAGACTCCTCAGTATACAGGAGTGACTATGCCCGCAACTGTTGTTATGCCGGCATATGTAACACCAACGGCATTTAGTCAGCCACCAGCTCAACAAATGACAAGGTTCCGAAAGGGTCAGTATTCCCTAAAtagtcataataatttttagttatgACTGTGTTAA harbors:
- the LOC126858494 gene encoding ataxin-2-like protein isoform X3; the protein is MNSKRKNRTNNNRSPRSRVSPAERSIVAEGVYNNAHFMHAITGHVGNVVQIQTQNGSVYEGIFRTFSSNFDVVLEMAHRVEEKINADNVVEKLIFKSHDIVTISAKDADLEYAIRDTFQTDTAISKFNGLVGEKELEPWDPPNTAINGTELELDGASNGWDVNEMFRKNEQDYGVQTTFEPSLVGYTLQLRKDTKDYKEQEQKAAEIANEIESQPNHKARLELENGDEEERFAAVTRPTEGKYIPPPLKKKNGNTSKLMRSNEPPSSPGTTNNKNVYNQPSPSTVNVNVPQPNISVGVQPAHASVQHPVPLNMGMPPNGVVVTYNNPPPPFVPPPTTQSQQVIQQNQPQSQVTPSIPQVGFPSQQQQTPSNKINTEKRERPGRQQVYQADKAPPAPFPQSNAASLHQQQSSHQQHTSLPQQNSVEGQIVIHKSDHRKFYFKVPTPRGRDEQHSELRQFAAEFKLAESPDTSQISRKQQHQHQQDVHSTTSMNQPHHQAPHQHTNTQQQSQQQPSTQQHNSPHQQHQTVQEEPVITSKPPPGPPLAVRSTSPPQQQQQQQQQQQQQPPQTNTPTVQQSPPEPAVDKITTAFKKSTLNPNAKEFNPNAKPFTPRSPSTPTPSRPHTPQTPQYTGVTMPATVVMPAYVTPTAFSQPPAQQMTRFRKVPMMQHRGPDIASQMQVAAATGQPLLAPAIHPPFQVPYPGQPAYQQMVRMVQAPPPPPHMATPYHHHHDSQGPQAPGIQYMGPHTHPHPHVTQQPPSQTPSPANPNQPHTPGAYNPPGTPQPTYPQPPPQGHAPSYPIMCPIIPPHIPIPPQHMQYLPPQPPPGAQQTIPVILPHNQ
- the LOC126858494 gene encoding ataxin-2-like protein isoform X1; amino-acid sequence: MNSKRKNRTNNNRYCQSLGSPRQDHNSRSPRSRVSPAERSIVAEGVYNNAHFMHAITGHVGNVVQIQTQNGSVYEGIFRTFSSNFDVVLEMAHRVEEKINADNVVEKLIFKSHDIVTISAKDADLEYAIRDTFQTDTAISKFNGLVGEKELEPWDPPNTAINGTELELDGASNGWDVNEMFRKNEQDYGVQTTFEPSLVGYTLQLRKDTKDYKEQEQKAAEIANEIESQPNHKARLELENGDEEERFAAVTRPTEGKYIPPPLKKKNGNTSKLMRSNEPPSSPGTTNNKNVYNQPSPSTVNVNVPQPNISVGVQPAHASVQHPVPLNMGMPPNGVVVTYNNPPPPFVPPPTTQSQQVIQQNQPQSQVTPSIPQVGFPSQQQQTPSNKINTEKRERPGRQQVYQADKAPPAPFPQSNAASLHQQQSSHQQHTSLPQQNSVEGQIVIHKSDHRKFYFKVPTPRGRDEQHSELRQFAAEFKLAESPDTSQISRKQQHQHQQDVHSTTSMNQPHHQAPHQHTNTQQQSQQQPSTQQHNSPHQQHQTVQEEPVITSKPPPGPPLAVRSTSPPQQQQQQQQQQQQQPPQTNTPTVQQSPPEPAVDKITTAFKKSTLNPNAKEFNPNAKPFTPRSPSTPTPSRPHTPQTPQYTGVTMPATVVMPAYVTPTAFSQPPAQQMTRFRKVPMMQHRGPDIASQMQVAAATGQPLLAPAIHPPFQVPYPGQPAYQQMVRMVQAPPPPPHMATPYHHHHDSQGPQAPGIQYMGPHTHPHPHVTQQPPSQTPSPANPNQPHTPGAYNPPGTPQPTYPQPPPQGHAPSYPIMCPIIPPHIPIPPQHMQYLPPQPPPGAQQTIPVILPHNQ
- the LOC126858494 gene encoding ataxin-2-like protein isoform X2 translates to MNSKRKNRTNNNRYCQSLGSPRQDHNSRSPRSRVSPAERSIVAEGVYNNAHFMHAITGHVGNVVQIQTQNGSVYEGIFRTFSSNFDVVLEMAHRVEEKINADNVVEKLIFKSHDIVTISAKDADLEYAIRDTFQTDTAISKFNGLVGEKELEPWDPPNTAINGTELELDGASNGWDVNEMFRKNEQDYGVQTTFEPSLVGYTLQLRKDTKDYKEQEQKAAEIANEIESQPNHKARLELENGDEEERFAAVTRPTEGKYIPPPLKKKNGNTSKLMRSNEPPSSPGTTNNKNVYNQPSPSTVNVNVPQPNISVGVQPAHASVQHPVPLNMGMPPNGVVVTYNNPPPPFVPPPTTQSQQVIQQNQPQSQVTPSIPQVGFPSQQQQTPSNKINTEKRERPGRQQVYQADKAPPAPFPQSNAASLHQQQSSHQQHTSLPQQNSVEGQIVIHKSDHRKVPTPRGRDEQHSELRQFAAEFKLAESPDTSQISRKQQHQHQQDVHSTTSMNQPHHQAPHQHTNTQQQSQQQPSTQQHNSPHQQHQTVQEEPVITSKPPPGPPLAVRSTSPPQQQQQQQQQQQQQPPQTNTPTVQQSPPEPAVDKITTAFKKSTLNPNAKEFNPNAKPFTPRSPSTPTPSRPHTPQTPQYTGVTMPATVVMPAYVTPTAFSQPPAQQMTRFRKVPMMQHRGPDIASQMQVAAATGQPLLAPAIHPPFQVPYPGQPAYQQMVRMVQAPPPPPHMATPYHHHHDSQGPQAPGIQYMGPHTHPHPHVTQQPPSQTPSPANPNQPHTPGAYNPPGTPQPTYPQPPPQGHAPSYPIMCPIIPPHIPIPPQHMQYLPPQPPPGAQQTIPVILPHNQ
- the LOC126858494 gene encoding ataxin-2-like protein isoform X4 is translated as MNSKRKNRTNNNRSPRSRVSPAERSIVAEGVYNNAHFMHAITGHVGNVVQIQTQNGSVYEGIFRTFSSNFDVVLEMAHRVEEKINADNVVEKLIFKSHDIVTISAKDADLEYAIRDTFQTDTAISKFNGLVGEKELEPWDPPNTAINGTELELDGASNGWDVNEMFRKNEQDYGVQTTFEPSLVGYTLQLRKDTKDYKEQEQKAAEIANEIESQPNHKARLELENGDEEERFAAVTRPTEGKYIPPPLKKKNGNTSKLMRSNEPPSSPGTTNNKNVYNQPSPSTVNVNVPQPNISVGVQPAHASVQHPVPLNMGMPPNGVVVTYNNPPPPFVPPPTTQSQQVIQQNQPQSQVTPSIPQVGFPSQQQQTPSNKINTEKRERPGRQQVYQADKAPPAPFPQSNAASLHQQQSSHQQHTSLPQQNSVEGQIVIHKSDHRKVPTPRGRDEQHSELRQFAAEFKLAESPDTSQISRKQQHQHQQDVHSTTSMNQPHHQAPHQHTNTQQQSQQQPSTQQHNSPHQQHQTVQEEPVITSKPPPGPPLAVRSTSPPQQQQQQQQQQQQQPPQTNTPTVQQSPPEPAVDKITTAFKKSTLNPNAKEFNPNAKPFTPRSPSTPTPSRPHTPQTPQYTGVTMPATVVMPAYVTPTAFSQPPAQQMTRFRKVPMMQHRGPDIASQMQVAAATGQPLLAPAIHPPFQVPYPGQPAYQQMVRMVQAPPPPPHMATPYHHHHDSQGPQAPGIQYMGPHTHPHPHVTQQPPSQTPSPANPNQPHTPGAYNPPGTPQPTYPQPPPQGHAPSYPIMCPIIPPHIPIPPQHMQYLPPQPPPGAQQTIPVILPHNQ